A region from the Desulfomarina profundi genome encodes:
- a CDS encoding sigma-54-dependent transcriptional regulator, with product MKYKLAIVDDEEIVCRRLAKALGKDEFSVEAFVTGRSFLERMKQKRFDIVFLDMNLPDQDGLEILVRIKQYCSETEVIIITGYKSVETAVEAIRKGAYHYIAKPVNLSDIRLWAQNARDKISMRAENRRLREALKSGSGLTSIVGNSPAIQELFSMINKVANVDCNVLVQGGSGTGKALVAKAIHQLSSRKDRAFVSFNCGGFTDELISSELFGHERGAFTGATAVKIGLLESASGGTVFLDEIGEMPLSMQVKLLHVIQERKIFRVGGTDLIDLDIRIIAATNKDLKKEVEEGLFREDLFFRLNVVSLNVPQLAERREDIPLLVNHFIQKYCLAFHKQVSSVEKEALHILTHYSYPGNVRELENIIERAVALTGGEEITINDLPRDLQKFDFDTLEGDGLTSLAEMERRYIKTVLESTGYNRSRAAEILDIPRTTLWRKIKMYGLG from the coding sequence GTGAAATACAAACTCGCCATTGTTGATGATGAGGAAATTGTCTGCAGGCGTCTTGCCAAGGCCCTGGGAAAAGACGAGTTTTCGGTGGAGGCTTTTGTGACCGGTCGTTCGTTTCTTGAGCGAATGAAACAGAAACGGTTTGATATCGTCTTTCTTGATATGAACCTGCCGGACCAGGACGGACTGGAGATTCTTGTAAGAATAAAACAGTATTGCAGCGAAACAGAAGTCATTATCATCACCGGATATAAGAGTGTGGAAACAGCGGTTGAGGCTATCAGGAAAGGTGCGTATCACTATATCGCCAAACCTGTCAACCTTTCGGATATTCGTCTCTGGGCACAGAATGCCAGGGATAAGATCAGTATGCGTGCCGAAAATCGCAGGCTTCGTGAGGCACTCAAAAGCGGGTCGGGGCTCACTTCCATCGTGGGTAACAGCCCGGCCATTCAGGAACTCTTTTCGATGATTAACAAGGTCGCCAATGTGGACTGTAATGTCCTGGTCCAGGGTGGCAGTGGTACGGGTAAAGCCCTGGTGGCCAAGGCGATACATCAGTTAAGCTCAAGAAAAGACAGGGCTTTTGTTTCCTTTAACTGTGGCGGGTTCACAGATGAACTGATCAGCAGTGAACTGTTTGGTCATGAACGGGGGGCATTTACCGGGGCAACCGCTGTCAAGATCGGCCTGCTTGAATCGGCATCAGGCGGTACCGTATTCCTGGATGAAATAGGTGAAATGCCTCTGTCCATGCAGGTCAAATTGCTTCATGTGATTCAGGAGAGAAAGATATTCAGGGTGGGAGGAACGGATCTTATAGATCTGGATATCAGGATTATTGCCGCAACCAATAAAGATCTGAAGAAAGAAGTGGAAGAGGGGCTTTTCCGGGAAGATCTTTTTTTCCGTCTCAACGTTGTTTCCCTGAATGTCCCGCAGCTGGCGGAAAGGCGGGAAGATATTCCTCTTCTGGTAAACCATTTTATTCAGAAATACTGTCTGGCCTTTCACAAGCAGGTTTCCAGTGTGGAAAAAGAGGCATTGCATATCCTGACTCACTACAGTTATCCCGGAAATGTCCGTGAGCTGGAAAACATAATAGAGCGCGCCGTGGCCTTAACCGGAGGTGAAGAGATTACCATCAACGACCTTCCCCGGGACCTGCAGAAGTTTGACTTTGATACCCTGGAGGGTGATGGCCTGACCTCTCTTGCTGAAATGGAGCGGCGTTATATCAAGACAGTGCTGGAAAGTACCGGTTACAACAGGAGTCGGGCAGCCGAAATACTTGATATCCCAAGGACAACTCTCTGGAGAAAGATAAAGATGTATGGACTCGGGTAA
- a CDS encoding ATP-binding protein — MSGFLAFVVEDNGEGIAKEVQHKLFEPFYTTKVTGEGTGLGLAVCYSIVKQHGGVLRWRVNRAREQGSRCFFPPFRKILSIGVPREIQTRHC; from the coding sequence ATGTCAGGTTTTCTGGCATTTGTAGTCGAAGATAATGGGGAAGGGATTGCAAAAGAGGTGCAGCACAAACTGTTTGAGCCTTTTTATACAACGAAGGTGACAGGGGAGGGAACCGGTCTCGGTCTTGCCGTCTGCTACTCCATAGTCAAACAGCACGGGGGCGTGTTGAGGTGGAGAGTGAACAGGGCCAGGGAGCAAGGTTCACGGTGCTTCTTCCCACCATTCCGAAAGATTTTGTCAATTGGAGTGCCGCGTGAAATACAAACTCGCCATTGTTGA
- a CDS encoding histidine kinase dimerization/phospho-acceptor domain-containing protein, whose translation MGRRPIPFFSTLGQSAAGKLRWNSIKGKIFVGFAFTFLSIGVLAVLNFYNLSVIKARLYLGESYDDLVDDILELRRFEKNFQIDGDEKNLVISRVYLGRIDKVFHLLSDDLSVLEGEEQVIVFRQSLQNYKKLVSLLEKGRRDVMDRLRDEGKALTEDAVRFRELKRKHIHVAIVRTLVLPFVFMVILLSVMILGFRMVSNGLLKPLDIVRRTTELVGHGDFSPIRYKGESLEEISGLIDAFNRMARELKEHQEDLLQARKLAAIGTFTAGIAHELNNPINNIALTAESFHEEFAETLDDYGMELLQDIIEQTERVADIVRNLLDFSHAGKSVFKELSRRKSFTVRLIL comes from the coding sequence ATGGGCCGTCGACCTATACCGTTTTTTTCAACTCTCGGGCAATCTGCAGCTGGAAAACTGAGATGGAATTCCATCAAGGGAAAAATCTTTGTGGGATTTGCTTTTACTTTTCTTTCAATAGGTGTTCTGGCTGTCTTGAATTTCTACAATCTTTCTGTGATAAAGGCCCGTCTCTACCTGGGTGAATCATATGATGACCTGGTGGATGATATTCTTGAATTGCGGCGGTTTGAAAAAAACTTTCAGATTGATGGTGATGAAAAAAACCTGGTGATCAGCAGGGTTTATCTCGGACGTATCGATAAAGTATTTCACTTGTTGTCCGATGATCTCAGTGTTCTTGAGGGAGAGGAGCAGGTAATCGTTTTTCGGCAGTCATTGCAGAACTATAAAAAACTTGTCTCGTTGCTGGAAAAGGGGCGGCGGGATGTGATGGACAGGCTGCGGGATGAAGGAAAAGCTCTCACGGAGGATGCGGTCAGGTTCAGGGAACTGAAACGGAAACATATCCATGTCGCCATTGTCCGCACTCTGGTTCTTCCCTTTGTTTTCATGGTTATTCTCCTCTCGGTGATGATTCTAGGGTTCAGGATGGTCTCCAACGGTCTGCTTAAACCACTTGATATTGTCAGGCGAACCACTGAACTTGTCGGGCATGGTGATTTTTCGCCGATTCGCTACAAGGGTGAAAGCCTGGAAGAAATATCGGGATTGATTGATGCCTTCAACCGTATGGCCCGCGAGCTGAAGGAGCATCAGGAAGATCTGCTGCAGGCAAGAAAACTTGCGGCCATTGGAACATTTACTGCGGGTATTGCGCACGAATTAAATAATCCCATCAATAATATTGCCCTGACTGCTGAAAGCTTTCATGAGGAGTTTGCGGAAACCCTTGATGATTATGGTATGGAGTTGCTGCAGGATATTATTGAGCAGACGGAGCGGGTGGCCGATATTGTAAGAAATCTCCTTGACTTTTCCCATGCAGGAAAATCTGTTTTTAAGGAGTTGTCCCGGAGGAAATCATTCACAGTACGGTTAATCTTATAA
- a CDS encoding universal stress protein, translated as MEKILVAIDNRHRAWEALSHACSLVKRIDAELYVLLVLSPGHKDRALADIETEIKKRLELIIEKAKSENIIINFYLVEGNYEQEIMTFIEHNKITLLTHEANEKDKDARIRDTRFLRCLRSQLSCAVEIVVPKTKPI; from the coding sequence ATGGAAAAAATACTTGTGGCCATAGACAACAGACACAGGGCGTGGGAGGCACTTTCCCACGCCTGTTCACTGGTAAAACGTATCGATGCCGAACTCTATGTCCTGCTGGTGCTCTCCCCTGGACACAAAGATCGCGCACTTGCCGATATTGAGACTGAAATAAAAAAACGACTTGAACTGATTATAGAAAAAGCAAAAAGCGAAAATATTATAATTAATTTTTATCTGGTGGAGGGAAACTATGAACAGGAAATTATGACTTTTATTGAGCATAACAAAATCACCTTACTGACACACGAGGCAAACGAGAAAGACAAGGACGCGAGGATCCGGGACACCCGTTTTTTACGCTGTCTTCGATCTCAATTGTCCTGCGCAGTGGAAATTGTTGTTCCAAAAACAAAACCGATTTGA
- a CDS encoding sulfite exporter TauE/SafE family protein encodes MGLSMHLYLPIAGNAVNLLVIVGLGGFVGLLSGIFGVGGGFLMTPLLIMMGLPPTVAAASDSNQIVAASTSGTLAHFRLGNVDFKMGFLLLIGGIVGGTLGVQVIKVLRALGNADFLISITYVLMLGFVGGYMFLESLQAMRKTSQPAAQTTPDASRKKESTYARIVNSLPFQMDFVRSGVRISAILPLVLGTFVGILAAIMGVGGGFIMVPVMVYLLRMPMHVVVGTSLFQILFTCINVTIMQASQNHTVDFILALLLLIGSSVGAQVGTKIGKKLDGEQLKILLASLVLLVMFKMLYQLLVQPDILLAYMGGH; translated from the coding sequence ATGGGCTTATCAATGCATCTTTATCTTCCTATCGCCGGAAATGCAGTGAACTTACTGGTCATTGTCGGTCTCGGGGGATTTGTCGGCCTGCTTTCAGGGATATTTGGAGTGGGTGGCGGTTTTCTCATGACCCCCCTGTTAATCATGATGGGGCTTCCCCCGACTGTTGCGGCTGCTTCTGATTCCAATCAGATTGTGGCTGCCTCCACATCAGGCACCCTCGCCCACTTTCGCCTGGGAAATGTGGATTTCAAGATGGGTTTTCTTCTGCTGATCGGAGGAATTGTCGGTGGCACCCTTGGAGTTCAGGTTATCAAGGTTTTGAGAGCCCTGGGAAATGCGGACTTTCTAATCAGTATCACCTACGTTCTGATGCTGGGTTTTGTCGGCGGATACATGTTTCTTGAGAGTCTCCAGGCCATGCGAAAAACCTCACAACCGGCTGCACAGACCACTCCAGATGCGTCACGGAAAAAAGAATCCACCTACGCGAGAATAGTCAACAGCCTGCCGTTCCAGATGGACTTTGTTCGCTCCGGTGTGCGAATTTCCGCAATTCTTCCCCTGGTTCTGGGCACATTCGTCGGAATCCTGGCTGCCATCATGGGTGTCGGGGGTGGATTTATCATGGTTCCCGTTATGGTTTACCTACTTCGCATGCCGATGCATGTCGTTGTAGGAACCAGTCTTTTCCAGATCCTGTTTACCTGTATTAATGTTACAATCATGCAGGCTTCGCAAAATCATACGGTTGATTTCATTCTTGCCCTCCTGCTGCTCATCGGATCATCGGTCGGCGCCCAGGTGGGTACAAAAATAGGGAAAAAACTGGACGGTGAGCAACTCAAAATCCTGCTGGCTTCACTGGTACTCCTGGTGATGTTCAAAATGCTTTACCAGCTGCTGGTACAACCGGATATCCTTCTTGCCTACATGGGAGGACATTAA
- a CDS encoding TIGR02186 family protein: MRTYSFKLILLLILAALPLTQLSAMADENITISVSPSPLLIGAQYNGADLTVKGTIPAGSDVVIRFTGEPEELHLREKGKAFNLLWMNVGTVTFDNVPKVLLIETSRPFEELGPEAKTLQLDSLHNTVEVTKPASSEDIDLVHELLLLKKEESLYSEKIGGIVLGPDSGPTRTFTATLKLPSALAPGEYQVEATAFRDGKLVADSRVDMEARLDGFPLWLSNMAFNNSLLYGILAVVIAIFSGLVIGLIFQSKGAH; encoded by the coding sequence ATGCGGACCTACTCTTTCAAGCTTATACTTCTCTTAATACTTGCAGCACTCCCGTTGACACAACTTTCCGCCATGGCCGACGAGAATATCACCATCTCCGTCTCCCCCTCTCCTCTCCTGATAGGGGCACAATACAACGGAGCTGACCTGACGGTAAAAGGCACCATCCCGGCCGGCAGTGATGTGGTTATCCGCTTTACGGGGGAACCCGAAGAATTACACCTCAGGGAAAAGGGCAAGGCCTTTAACCTCCTCTGGATGAACGTGGGCACGGTTACATTTGACAATGTACCGAAAGTATTGCTCATTGAAACATCCCGCCCGTTTGAGGAACTTGGCCCGGAAGCAAAAACTCTCCAACTGGACTCTCTCCATAATACTGTGGAAGTTACAAAACCGGCGAGTTCTGAGGATATTGATCTTGTTCATGAACTTTTACTCTTAAAAAAGGAGGAATCCCTGTATAGTGAAAAGATCGGAGGAATCGTTCTGGGTCCTGATTCAGGACCAACACGAACATTCACAGCCACACTGAAACTCCCTTCCGCACTGGCTCCCGGTGAGTACCAGGTGGAGGCTACTGCATTCCGGGATGGCAAACTCGTTGCAGACAGCAGGGTCGACATGGAAGCCAGGCTGGACGGTTTTCCGCTCTGGCTCAGCAATATGGCATTTAACAACAGCCTCCTCTATGGAATCCTGGCGGTAGTAATCGCCATTTTCAGTGGCCTTGTTATCGGGCTTATCTTTCAGAGCAAGGGGGCACATTAA
- a CDS encoding PEP/pyruvate-binding domain-containing protein, translating to MYRSLKNILVACLKRNRELPVARFLEKFQVILEKSNETLHLMSDMNDKLGGEYVFDLHYIEESAEKLDDLLLKIISEIKIITHHHTLDLFPAFERIQHTIQEELAGKHVLTSEAMVLPLHEVTDWQRDLVGGKMERLAGLSNHLGLRIPDGFVITTQAFFQHLQHSDLENVIEEAKYRLDKNDEDGWRRLARTMRKQITDTPLPRKLVTRIHQEYDALMERTNRNNLRVAMRSSAWGRVARQVLRGSTTHN from the coding sequence ATGTACCGCAGCCTCAAAAACATACTCGTCGCCTGCCTGAAAAGAAACAGGGAGTTACCCGTCGCACGTTTCCTTGAGAAATTTCAGGTCATTCTGGAAAAAAGCAATGAAACGCTGCACCTGATGTCCGACATGAATGACAAACTGGGGGGAGAGTATGTTTTTGATCTGCACTATATTGAAGAATCAGCTGAAAAGCTTGACGATCTACTGCTGAAAATCATCTCTGAAATAAAAATTATCACACATCATCACACCCTTGATCTTTTCCCCGCATTTGAACGTATTCAACATACCATCCAGGAAGAACTTGCGGGAAAACACGTCCTGACCTCCGAGGCAATGGTTCTCCCTCTCCACGAGGTAACCGACTGGCAGAGGGACCTGGTCGGCGGCAAAATGGAAAGACTTGCCGGCCTTTCAAACCATCTCGGTCTGCGGATTCCTGACGGCTTTGTCATCACCACCCAGGCCTTTTTTCAACACCTGCAGCACAGCGATCTGGAGAATGTGATTGAGGAAGCAAAATATCGCCTGGATAAAAATGACGAAGACGGCTGGCGCAGGCTTGCCAGAACAATGAGAAAACAGATTACCGACACCCCTCTTCCCAGAAAACTCGTCACCAGGATCCACCAGGAATACGACGCTCTCATGGAACGAACAAACCGGAACAATCTGCGTGTCGCCATGAGAAGCAGTGCCTGGGGGAGGGTGGCAAGGCAAGTTTTGCGGGGCTCTACGACACACAACTGA
- a CDS encoding PEP/pyruvate-binding domain-containing protein, which produces MDGYLQIIASAYSFKALQYRFSKGYGEQEVAMAVACQVMTDSTASGVLHTYISHKSRGAIHINSMWGYCSGIMEGSQPADTIILDREPPYPVLFQKIADKQQQLKPDTKGKMAWQPLSGKQHNILSLTEEQQTTLAQTAKSIERYYKRPQEIEWTFEHNGQLSILQTRDSPVEETPAGEQPFPVNITRDAEIIFSGQGVTVQRGIAIGKIFVIDEKNDLNDFPHGAILLTRHASPRFAAIMHKTRGIITDIGSASGHMSTLAHEFRVPTVVDTKIATQQLKHGDEITLDATQNIVYRGKITELDRFELTVEDVFEDSSEYRLLRRLLNHIYPITILEPQLDKITSASCKTYHDIITVTHKLAIEEIVHLSEKHATQSFPPPKQMKTTIPLGLMIIDAGKGTTCSLTDRYITLEQIVSRPLRDFWQGLEESGMWRNDPVSVDMGSFMSSMTRTTSLSASEKVGRNLAVILDNYMNLSIQLGYHSTSIEAFMAENINDNTIYFKFFGGATEFIRRARRTLFITNVLRHYDFMVEIQGDLVAGRVKKLSIDRMSRRMMILGALSAILANWTPL; this is translated from the coding sequence ATCGACGGCTATCTGCAGATCATAGCCAGTGCCTATTCTTTCAAGGCACTGCAGTACAGATTCAGCAAAGGATACGGAGAACAGGAGGTGGCCATGGCTGTCGCCTGCCAGGTCATGACCGACAGTACGGCAAGTGGCGTACTGCACACCTATATTTCTCACAAGTCAAGGGGAGCAATACATATCAACTCCATGTGGGGCTACTGCTCCGGTATCATGGAAGGCAGCCAGCCGGCGGACACCATTATTCTTGACCGGGAGCCACCCTACCCCGTTCTTTTCCAGAAAATTGCCGACAAGCAGCAGCAACTGAAACCCGATACAAAGGGAAAAATGGCCTGGCAACCCCTTTCCGGAAAACAACATAACATCCTCAGCCTGACGGAGGAACAGCAGACAACTCTCGCCCAGACCGCCAAAAGCATCGAGAGATACTACAAACGGCCCCAGGAAATCGAATGGACATTCGAGCATAACGGCCAACTGTCAATTCTCCAGACCCGTGATTCTCCTGTCGAGGAAACTCCGGCAGGGGAACAGCCTTTTCCTGTCAATATAACGCGTGATGCGGAAATAATCTTCTCCGGCCAGGGGGTCACTGTCCAGCGTGGCATTGCCATTGGTAAAATTTTCGTCATCGACGAAAAAAATGACCTCAACGATTTCCCCCATGGAGCAATTCTGCTGACCCGGCATGCATCTCCGCGCTTTGCCGCCATTATGCATAAAACGAGAGGGATCATCACTGACATCGGCTCTGCTTCCGGACATATGTCCACCCTCGCCCATGAATTTCGCGTACCCACGGTTGTCGACACAAAAATAGCCACTCAACAGTTGAAACATGGGGATGAAATCACCCTGGACGCCACCCAGAACATTGTCTACCGTGGAAAGATTACTGAGCTTGATCGATTTGAACTGACGGTTGAAGATGTATTTGAAGACTCATCGGAATATCGTCTGCTGCGCCGTCTGCTCAATCACATTTATCCCATTACCATTCTTGAGCCACAGCTCGACAAAATAACATCAGCTTCATGTAAGACATACCACGATATCATAACCGTAACGCATAAGCTGGCTATTGAAGAAATAGTCCACCTCAGTGAAAAACACGCTACCCAGAGCTTTCCGCCGCCAAAACAGATGAAAACGACAATTCCCCTGGGTCTTATGATCATTGACGCCGGAAAAGGTACAACCTGCTCATTGACGGACAGGTATATCACGCTCGAACAGATCGTCTCACGACCTCTCCGGGATTTCTGGCAGGGTCTGGAAGAATCCGGAATGTGGAGGAATGATCCCGTTTCCGTTGACATGGGAAGCTTCATGTCCAGTATGACCAGAACCACGTCTCTTTCGGCATCAGAAAAAGTAGGCAGAAATCTTGCCGTAATCCTGGACAACTACATGAACCTCAGTATTCAGCTCGGGTATCATTCAACATCCATTGAAGCCTTTATGGCTGAGAACATAAATGACAATACCATCTATTTCAAATTCTTCGGTGGTGCCACGGAATTCATTCGCCGGGCAAGACGGACGCTTTTTATCACCAATGTACTGAGACACTATGATTTTATGGTGGAAATCCAGGGGGATCTCGTGGCCGGGAGGGTCAAAAAACTGTCCATTGACCGCATGTCCCGCCGTATGATGATTCTTGGGGCCTTGTCGGCTATACTCGCCAACTGGACGCCCTTATGA
- a CDS encoding response regulator: MTNRQTGAGTSLSIIILDDEPIVCKRLKPTLQRKGYEVETFSDGPEALARLEERVFDIVITDLKMGTIDGMHVLEKVKAAHPDTQVIIISGFATLETAKESFRKGAFDFVAKPFKINEILECVKRIEDNRNKGKN, translated from the coding sequence ATGACCAACCGGCAAACAGGAGCGGGCACCAGCTTGAGCATTATTATCCTCGACGATGAACCCATTGTCTGCAAGAGACTGAAACCCACACTGCAACGCAAGGGATACGAAGTCGAAACATTTTCCGACGGTCCCGAGGCTCTTGCCCGACTGGAAGAACGGGTATTTGACATAGTCATTACAGACCTGAAAATGGGGACAATTGACGGTATGCATGTCCTTGAAAAGGTTAAGGCTGCTCATCCGGACACCCAGGTTATCATCATTTCCGGATTTGCCACCCTGGAGACCGCCAAAGAATCATTTAGAAAAGGGGCTTTTGATTTTGTCGCCAAACCGTTCAAGATCAATGAAATTCTGGAATGCGTGAAACGCATTGAAGACAACCGGAACAAAGGAAAAAACTAA
- a CDS encoding PEP-utilizing enzyme, whose product MWLQHLFKKQRSTETTPAEINIWHLKSLFNNFRKILHLNNRILENMARMEQSLGGEYIFEKSFLEKTVRVIASDVHHVTYNLNALTENAYVPLYDRYQEIRMILDDILSGNTRALACPPVLQLQEIGWEMEPLVGIDLVCLAELRLHPGIQAGIGFIITAEGTQALISDEKSANHISRSDVNFGIEEQFGRLFLEESSRRISVTATQINDDIGLTKDLGSFFIEPSPDHSQLLVLDNSSSSLEKKELFAQPVTQGKMDKTTIAEYAEPIPIQNYIDCLQWIVQTVDPGHCDTDEAPVPFAVFIRPSPPFTMHGTLKTRASSSETTIPALSITSHLKGQPESGDSYLLSRTFPFNPVRSEIVTKYQSSSFPDGNSATDHSADNGNFRRGSAIIGNSDLKMFAETAMTLERIMGVPIRLHWECLADGTFIFTRLFPYLETSEEPTALELQEEQQSAELLCLGTQIVQEGVAAGHVFHVTNETALEDFPPGAVAVARTATPELTPILQRASAILTEYGNVTGHLATVAREISLPAVFGIPDVLTMLPEGEEITVDAGQLKIYKGTLNTLLRVGSRKMNLSPADPEYRILRRLLRFIMPLHLTNPETPNFCVEGCKSFHDIIHFCHEKSVDELAHFQERHPGLGSIRTKRMRLDIPMDIRVLDIGEGVNEQFEKDPVVENIRQGPFAVFLEGLLNPDAWENDLPSLGLRDIISSMPRTMNIMSPTAAENFGENLAIVDHDYMNLSLRLGYHFSVIDAHIGDDMHRNYVYFRFSGGLANPDRRARRAQFICNVLRDMNFKVSLKSDLVVGRLKFEETLLLKSSLYVLGALTTFSRQRDTSLYSDNETNILYEFFDKTFLSHFHETAKEGRRAIAPPREV is encoded by the coding sequence ATGTGGCTGCAACACCTGTTTAAAAAACAACGTTCCACCGAAACAACACCGGCGGAAATAAATATCTGGCACCTGAAATCGCTCTTTAATAATTTCAGGAAGATATTGCATCTGAACAACCGTATTCTCGAGAATATGGCACGGATGGAACAATCCCTCGGCGGTGAATATATCTTTGAAAAATCATTTCTGGAAAAAACGGTTCGGGTCATCGCCTCTGATGTGCATCACGTAACCTACAATCTCAATGCCCTGACCGAAAATGCCTATGTCCCCCTTTATGACAGGTACCAGGAGATCCGGATGATTCTGGATGACATCCTCTCCGGAAACACCAGGGCCCTGGCCTGCCCCCCCGTGCTTCAACTCCAGGAGATCGGCTGGGAAATGGAGCCGCTCGTGGGCATAGACCTGGTCTGCCTGGCTGAGCTGCGGCTTCACCCGGGTATTCAGGCGGGAATCGGATTCATAATCACGGCAGAAGGCACCCAGGCACTTATTTCAGATGAAAAATCAGCAAATCATATTTCCAGATCAGACGTCAATTTCGGTATTGAAGAACAGTTCGGCAGGCTTTTTCTGGAAGAAAGCAGCCGACGTATATCCGTCACCGCAACACAGATCAATGATGACATAGGTCTGACAAAAGACCTGGGCTCCTTTTTTATTGAACCGTCCCCGGACCACAGCCAACTGCTGGTACTTGACAACAGCTCCTCCTCCCTGGAAAAGAAAGAGCTCTTTGCCCAACCGGTGACCCAGGGAAAAATGGACAAAACAACAATTGCAGAATATGCCGAACCGATCCCAATTCAAAATTATATAGACTGTCTCCAATGGATCGTACAGACCGTCGACCCAGGACACTGTGATACGGATGAGGCACCTGTTCCCTTTGCAGTGTTTATCAGGCCTTCGCCGCCCTTTACCATGCATGGAACTCTGAAAACCAGAGCAAGCAGTTCAGAAACCACAATCCCTGCGCTTTCAATAACCTCGCATCTGAAAGGTCAACCGGAATCGGGGGATTCCTATCTTTTAAGCCGGACCTTTCCTTTTAATCCCGTCCGCTCGGAAATAGTGACAAAATACCAGTCTTCCAGTTTTCCCGACGGAAATAGTGCTACCGATCATTCGGCCGACAACGGTAATTTTCGCCGGGGATCAGCCATAATCGGCAACAGCGATCTGAAGATGTTTGCCGAAACGGCCATGACCCTTGAGAGAATAATGGGTGTGCCCATTCGGCTCCACTGGGAATGTCTTGCTGATGGCACATTTATCTTTACCCGCCTCTTTCCCTACCTGGAAACCTCGGAAGAACCGACAGCCCTGGAACTTCAGGAGGAACAGCAGAGTGCTGAACTTCTCTGCCTGGGAACACAGATTGTCCAGGAGGGTGTTGCTGCCGGTCATGTCTTCCATGTTACCAACGAGACCGCACTGGAAGATTTTCCACCAGGGGCCGTAGCTGTGGCCCGAACCGCAACGCCCGAACTGACCCCTATTCTCCAACGTGCATCAGCAATTTTAACTGAGTACGGTAATGTCACCGGGCATCTGGCCACCGTGGCGAGAGAAATCAGTCTCCCGGCGGTTTTCGGTATCCCCGATGTCCTTACCATGCTCCCGGAAGGTGAGGAAATCACGGTGGATGCGGGTCAGCTCAAAATCTATAAAGGAACCCTCAACACCCTTTTACGGGTCGGCAGCAGAAAGATGAACCTTTCCCCCGCAGATCCCGAATACAGGATCCTTCGCCGTCTTTTACGTTTTATAATGCCCCTGCACCTCACCAACCCGGAAACCCCGAACTTCTGTGTGGAAGGATGCAAGAGTTTCCATGATATCATCCACTTCTGCCATGAAAAATCAGTTGATGAACTGGCCCACTTCCAGGAGCGCCATCCCGGTCTCGGCTCTATCCGCACCAAGAGAATGCGTCTTGACATTCCCATGGATATTCGTGTCCTGGATATCGGAGAGGGAGTGAATGAGCAGTTTGAAAAAGATCCTGTGGTTGAAAATATCAGGCAAGGACCATTTGCCGTATTTCTGGAAGGTCTCCTCAACCCGGATGCCTGGGAAAACGACCTCCCTTCCCTCGGCCTGCGCGATATCATCTCCAGCATGCCCCGTACAATGAATATCATGTCGCCCACAGCCGCCGAAAATTTTGGTGAGAACCTGGCAATAGTAGACCACGATTATATGAACCTCAGCCTCCGTCTTGGTTATCATTTCAGTGTCATTGATGCTCATATCGGCGATGACATGCATCGTAATTATGTCTATTTCCGTTTCTCGGGCGGACTGGCAAATCCGGACAGGCGCGCCCGCAGAGCACAGTTTATCTGCAATGTGTTGCGTGACATGAACTTCAAGGTCTCCCTCAAGAGCGATCTTGTGGTGGGAAGACTGAAATTTGAGGAGACACTCCTGCTGAAGTCATCTCTTTACGTTCTGGGTGCACTTACAACCTTCTCCCGTCAGCGCGATACCAGTCTCTATTCCGACAATGAAACAAATATCCTCTATGAGTTTTTTGATAAAACCTTTTTAAGCCATTTTCATGAAACAGCGAAGGAAGGACGACGGGCAATCGCACCACCCAGAGAAGTTTAA